A stretch of Oncorhynchus gorbuscha isolate QuinsamMale2020 ecotype Even-year linkage group LG24, OgorEven_v1.0, whole genome shotgun sequence DNA encodes these proteins:
- the cgnb gene encoding cingulin, translating to MALSTDRKPPLDYGVQIRFIKDLHDTGGGYPEKTRGGSGAMPLSNKYGVAVRVQGISGQPYVVLKDGEKGDSYGVQLKTQQAQSQNPNLGLSSPYNSLPQRKEGGEIQNPYAPTGQTLSFPVSPKSTPEGEGREDFGSPFKRPPGDGQAGSQREGEGGPRREGQMKVKVKEEPSPTAAEPYRVDMKERGWVNGEEFNEAGLKPVSPRGARQNGVGLGGLLGRNGLDSSIPEPPPPASFNEAIVPAIDKTSLAPINKLISKFNIGTPTGQSRGRSGTRLRLKFDERRRSRSLDACKDVHREVSPPSPTPNTTSLLFSTSSSTSSTPPYSSLGMSPVSVAKATALPGPKMSFRKSPGKLVKDTPPAIPPKKTGMPAPRRNQSVEVISGEEPQTKQAVYTILKEGTSESDLSIKRKGNLVYETTSGAKVPPKQGSHENLKKELEQRLNENHQLQEQLDRNKTELQMAQEELTQLRMAREGAESRVRQQEDQLAELQEELRGMPENTPQTDSMSLQTDVISLQADLAEAAMLRQRQEEVLRQRERALTALKGALKEEVGSHDQEMEALREQYSQDMETLRSTMEQVSQSQQQIEEERQRVNDAMLCLEEELESCRDQGGQWRKQLETTTEELHSNKQELMRARLEKEEFEGELKELQDSLMSMKKQMPGFDEADSYAEDLQRCNDDIKQARTEVDRQKVELNEKEAELQALRRASQVRESELRSENDRLKDQLRQGKDELEMALEKAKQSSGGSSPLDQGSLELQEANTRLRERLTLMTRLHSSVPQSSEAEQALEDENRSLRSQLEEARRGASRLGKDRDELGQRLEERDLERDALRKGKSDLEEQKRLLDRALEKISKEMEVMLGDSRQSVQALQSQMDEYRERSRRDLQDAQRQGKDRLAELQRAQANLKTLQEEVSRLKKELLVCGEERDSAQLERDLLSSRLKHLESELDSERSSQTDRNRELRGLEDKVKTMEIELDEEKSSVELLNDRIARSREQIDQLRGDLMKERSTVHDLEMDKSVLERQVKELRSRVADMETQFRPSTGMTLLEGKVQELEERLHSEEREKLSIQASQRRVERKLKEIIVTLDQERNQHAEQRDQLSLRVKALKRQLDESEGEVERLEGVRRKALRDLEEQQELQEALQAKVTALESEKRKVYQTRRPVLGASNLSSEDEEGFYDNSIASILTEGQLHTTNC from the exons ATGGCCCTCTCCACAGACAGGAAGCCTCCACTTGACTACGGCGTCCAGATCCGCTTCATCAAGGACCTCCATGATACTGGCGGGGGCTACCCCGAGAAGACCAGAGGGGGCAGCGGCGCCATGCCCCTCTCCAACAAGTATGGGGTGGCCGTCCGGGTACAGGGCATCTCCGGCCAGCCCTACGTGGTGCTGAAGGATGGGGAGAAGGGCGACTCGTATGGGGTGCAGCTGAAGACTCAGCAGGCCCAGTCACAGAACCCCAACTTAGGCCTCTCCTCGCCCTACAACAGTCTGCcccagaggaaggaagggggggAGATCCAGAACCCTTACGCCCCTACTGGACAAACACTCAGCTTTCCGGTCTCTCCAAAGTCCACACCAGAGGGCGAGGGCAGGGAGGACTTTGGGAGTCCTTTCAAGAGACCTCCTGGGGATGGCCAGGctgggagccagagagagggtgagggtgggCCCCGGAGGGAAGGACAGATGAAGGTAAAGGTCAAGGAAGAACCCAGTCCCACAGCAGCAGAACCCTACAGAGTggatatgaaggagagaggttgGGTCAATGGGGAGGAATTTAATGAGGCAGGGCTCAAACCGGTTAGTCCCAGAGGGGCCAGACAGAATGGGGTGGGGCTCGGTGGTTTGCTGGGCAGAAATGGACTTGATTCGTCCATCCCAGAACCCCCTCCTCCAGCGTCGTTCAATGAGGCGATTGTTCCTGCCATCGACAAGACCTCCCTGGCGCCTATCAACAAGCTGATCAGCAAGTTCAACATTGGCACTCCTACTGGACAGAGTAGGGGGCGCTCCGGAACAAGGCTGCGGCTCAAGTTCGATGAACGCAGACGCTCCAGAAGTCTGGATGCTTGCAAAGATGTTCATCGTGAGGTCTCCCCTCCTTCACCAACTCCCAACACTACCTCCTTGctcttctccacctcctcatccACGTCATCCACACCTCCGTACAGTAGCCTAGGAATGAGCCCTGTCTCAGTTGCCAAGGCGACAGCCCTCCCTGGCCCCAAAATGAGCTTCAGAAAGTCACCTGGGAAGTTAGTCAAGGATACACCTCCTGCCATCCCACCAAAGAAGACT GGGATGCCGGCCCCTCGGAGGAATCAGAGTGTAGAGGTCATCAGTGGAGAGGAACCACAAACCAAACAAGCTGTCTACACCATCCTGAAAGAGGG GACCAGTGAGAGTGATTTATCCATCAAACGTAAAGGCAACCTAGTCTACGAGACGACCAGTGGTGCTAAG GTTCCTCCTAAACAAGGGTCTCATGAGAATCTGAAGAAGGAGTTGGAGCAGCGTCTGAATGAGAACCACCAGCTTCAGGAACAACTGGACCGCAACAAAACCGAACTACAGATGGCCCAAGAAGA GTTGACCCAGCTGCGGATGGCCAGGGAGGGGGCAGAGTCTCGGGTGCGTCAACAGGAAGACCAGCTGGCTGAGCTTCAGGAGGAGCTGAGGGGAATGCCAGAGAACACACCACAAACCGACTCCATGTCACTGCAGACG GATGTGATATCGTTGCAGGCGGACCTGGCGGAGGCGGCAATGTTGCGGCAGCGTCAGGAGGAGGTACTGCGTCAGAGGGAGAGAGCGCTGACGGCCCTGAAGGGGGCGCtgaaggaagaggtggggagccACGACCAGGAGATGGAAGCCCTCAGGGAGCAGTACAGCCAGGACATGGAAACCCTGAGAAGCACCATGGAACAGGTGTCACAG TCCCAGCAGCAGattgaggaggagaggcagagggtgaATGATGCCATGCTCTGCCTGGAGGAGGAGCTAGAGAGCTGCAGGGACCAGGGTGGCCAGTGGAGGAAGCAGCTGGAAACCACCACAGAGGAGCTTCACAGCAACAAGCAGGA GCTCATGAGAGCACGTTTGGAGAAGGAAGAGTTTGAGGGGGAGCTGAAGGAGCTTCAGGATTCACTGATGTCCATGAAGAAGCAGATGCCTGGCTTTGACGAGGCAGACTCTTATGCAGAG GATCTTCAGCGTTGTAATGATGATATCAAGCAGGCTCGCACGGAGGTTGACAGACAAAAGGTTGAGCTAAATGAGAAGGAGGCGGAGCTTCAAGCCCTGAGGAGGGCTAGCCAAGTACGGGAGTCTGAATTGAGGTCAGAGAATGACCGACTGAAGGACCAATTACGGCAGGGGAAAGATGAGCTCGAGATGGCACTTGAGAAGGCAAAGCAG TCATCAGGTGGGTCCTCACCATTGGATCAGGGGAGTCTGGAGCTTCAGGAAGCCAACacaagactgagagagagactgactctcATG ACGAGGCTTCACTCCAGCGTGCCCCAGAGCTCGGAGGCTGAGCAGGCACTGGAAGATGAGAACCGCTCCCTGAGGTCCCAACTGGAGGAAGCCAGGCGAGGAGCCTCCCGTCTGGGCAAGGACAGGGATGAGCTGGGCCAACGGCTGGAGGAGAGAGATCTGGAGAGAGATGCGCTGCGCAAGGGCAAGAGTGACCTGGAGGAGCAGAAGAGACTGTTAGACCGGGCCCTGGAGAAGATTAGCAAGGAG ATGGAGGTGATGCTGGGGGACTCCCGTCAGTCGGTGCAGGCCCTGCAGAGCCAGATGGATGAATACAGGGAGCGCTCCAGGAGAGACCTACAGGATGCCCAGCGGCAGGGCAAAGACCGACTGGCTGAACTGCAGAGGGCCCAGGCCAACTTGAAAACACTGCaggaagag GTTTCTCGTTTGAAGAAAGAGCTGCTGGtgtgtggggaggagagggacagcgCCCAGCTGGAGAGAGACCTGCTCAGCAGCCGCCTCAAACATCTGGAAAGCGAACTGGACTCTGAGAGGAGCTCTCAGACGGACCGCAACAGGGAACTCAGAGGCCTGGAG GACAAAGTGAAGACGATGGAAATTGAATTGGATGAGGAGAAGAGCAGCGTGGAGCTTCTCAATGATCGTATTGCACGCAGTCGAGAACAG ATTGACCAGCTGCGtggagacctgatgaaggagcgCTCAACCGTACACGACCTGGAGATGGACAAGAGTGTCCTAGAGAGACAG GTGAAGGAGTTGAGGTCCCGTGTGGCAGACATGGAGACACAGTTCCGTCCCTCCACTGGAATGACTTTGTTAGAGGGTAAAGTgcaggagctggaggagaggcTACACAGTGAAGAGAG AGAGAAGCTGAGTATCCAGGCCTcccagaggagagtagagagaaagctGAAGGAAATAATCGTCACTCTGGACCAGGAGAGGAACCAGCACGCTGAGCAACGAGACCAG